From one Actinopolyspora saharensis genomic stretch:
- the leuC gene encoding 3-isopropylmalate dehydratase large subunit, whose translation MGSTLAEKVWNEHLVRRGTGDEPDLLYIDLHLVHEVTSPQAFEGLRLAGREVRRPDLTLATEDHNVPTEGAELPIADPVSRTQVDTLRKNCAEFGVRLHSMGDTEQGIVHVVGPQLGLTQPGTTVVCGDSHTSTHGAFGALAFGIGTSEVEHVLATQTLPLRPFRTMAINVEGTLRPGVTSKDVILAVISRIGTGGGQGYVLEYRGSAVESMSMEARMTMCNMSIEAGARAGMIAPDETTFEYLEGRSHAPRGADWDAAVEYWKSLRTDSDAVYDAEVTIDADALTPFVTWGTNPGQGVPLGERVPDPAEIADEESRAATEKALEYMDLTAGTPLRDVSVDTVFLGSCTNGRIEDLRSAAEILRERPVSSEVRMLVVPGSMRVRQQAEEEGLDEVFTAAGAEWRSAGCSMCLGMNPDQLSPGERAASTSNRNFEGRQGKGGRTHLVSPVVAAATAVRGTLSSPEDL comes from the coding sequence ATGGGTAGCACGCTCGCCGAGAAGGTATGGAACGAGCACCTGGTGCGGCGCGGGACAGGGGACGAGCCGGATCTGCTCTACATCGACCTTCACCTCGTGCACGAGGTGACCAGTCCCCAGGCGTTCGAGGGACTGCGACTCGCGGGGCGCGAAGTGCGCCGCCCCGATCTGACCCTGGCCACCGAGGACCACAACGTTCCCACGGAGGGGGCCGAGCTCCCCATCGCGGATCCGGTCTCCCGCACCCAGGTGGACACCCTGCGCAAGAACTGCGCCGAGTTCGGGGTTCGCCTGCACTCGATGGGCGACACCGAACAGGGCATCGTCCACGTCGTGGGGCCACAGCTCGGGCTGACCCAGCCGGGAACCACCGTGGTCTGCGGGGACAGCCACACTTCCACGCACGGGGCGTTCGGAGCGCTGGCCTTCGGCATCGGCACTTCTGAGGTCGAGCACGTGCTCGCCACCCAGACGCTGCCGCTGCGCCCCTTCCGCACCATGGCCATCAATGTGGAGGGAACGCTGCGCCCCGGCGTGACCAGCAAGGACGTCATCCTCGCCGTCATCTCCCGGATCGGCACCGGCGGCGGACAGGGCTACGTGCTCGAGTACCGCGGTTCCGCGGTGGAGTCCATGAGCATGGAAGCCAGGATGACCATGTGCAACATGTCGATCGAGGCCGGCGCGCGTGCGGGGATGATCGCGCCGGACGAGACGACCTTCGAGTACCTCGAGGGCAGGTCCCACGCTCCGCGGGGCGCGGACTGGGACGCGGCCGTCGAGTACTGGAAGTCGCTGCGCACCGACTCCGACGCCGTCTACGACGCCGAGGTGACGATCGACGCCGACGCGCTCACCCCCTTCGTGACCTGGGGGACGAATCCGGGGCAGGGAGTTCCGCTCGGGGAGCGGGTGCCCGATCCCGCGGAGATCGCCGACGAGGAGTCGAGGGCGGCCACGGAGAAGGCCCTGGAGTACATGGACCTCACCGCGGGGACGCCGCTGCGCGACGTGTCCGTGGACACGGTCTTCCTCGGCTCCTGCACCAACGGCAGGATCGAGGACCTGCGCAGTGCCGCAGAGATCCTGCGGGAGCGCCCGGTCTCCTCGGAGGTGCGGATGCTCGTGGTGCCCGGATCGATGCGGGTTCGCCAGCAGGCGGAGGAAGAAGGGCTGGACGAGGTGTTCACCGCCGCGGGAGCCGAGTGGCGTTCAGCGGGGTGCTCCATGTGCCTGGGCATGAACCCAGACCAGCTGAGTCCGGGGGAGCGCGCGGCCTCGACGTCCAACCGCAACTTCGAGGGGCGCCAGGGCAAGGGGGGACGCACTCATCTGGTCTCGCCCGTGGTCGCGGCCGCGACAGCGGTGCGGGGCACGCTGTCCTCGCCGGAGGACCTCTGA
- a CDS encoding RNA degradosome polyphosphate kinase has translation MSTDGDDRLFGTVPQQGNEDSPNRPRQQGPSDWSAEDSRHSSTAPEARTESAEQRTRADGEPEGARVPAAPPAVTRAAASTDLPENRYLNRELSWLDFNARVLAVAEDHSQPPLERAKFLAIFASNLDEFYMVRVAGLKRREETGLSVRSTDGLTPHEQLARISARNQDLVEKLDRVLLDELLPELEANGIRILRWAQLGEADKAKLTRYFQDHVFPVLTPLAVDPAHPFPYISGLSLNLAVMVTDPDAGIKRFARVKVPDNVVRLIRVEEERDQQRSTFVPLEEIIAAHLDKLFPGMEVSEHHIFRVTRNADLEVEEDRDEDLLQAMERELSRRRFGPPVRLEIADTMSRTMLELLLRELDVDPHDVVEVRGLLDVSCLFQLEKLQRPDLKGGAFVPATHPAFSEGNTSKSIFATLREGDVLVHHPYHAFSTSVQKFIEQAALDPQVLAIKQTLYRTSGDSPIVNSLIDAAEAGKQVVALVELKARFDEQANIQWARALERSGVHVVYGLVGLKTHCKTALVVRQEGSTLRRYCHLGTGNYNPKTARMYEDLGLLTADDDIGADLTDLFNVLTGYARHDTYRRILVSPQGIRTGIVERIEAETALARAGESAGIRMKVNSLVDEQIIDALYRASLAGVRVRIVVRGICALQAGVRGLSENIEVRSILGRFLEHSRVFHFQGTGEHWIGSADMMHRNLDRRIEAQVQVTDPKLTAELDALLDSALHPQTRCWVLNEKGDWEASPRQDQHVKDHQVEMIRQHGAKV, from the coding sequence GTGAGCACGGACGGCGACGATCGGCTTTTCGGGACGGTCCCGCAGCAAGGCAATGAAGACAGCCCCAATCGGCCGCGGCAACAAGGGCCGTCCGACTGGAGCGCAGAGGATTCCCGACACTCCTCCACCGCTCCGGAGGCCCGCACCGAATCGGCCGAGCAGCGCACTCGCGCGGACGGCGAGCCGGAAGGAGCGCGCGTTCCCGCGGCTCCACCCGCGGTGACCAGAGCCGCCGCGAGCACCGATCTGCCGGAGAACCGGTACCTCAACCGCGAGTTGTCCTGGCTGGACTTCAACGCGCGCGTCCTCGCCGTGGCCGAGGACCACTCCCAGCCACCCCTGGAAAGGGCCAAGTTCCTGGCCATCTTCGCCTCGAACCTGGACGAGTTCTACATGGTGCGCGTGGCCGGCCTCAAAAGGCGTGAGGAAACCGGCCTGTCCGTGCGCAGCACCGACGGGCTCACTCCGCACGAACAGCTCGCGCGCATCTCGGCGCGGAACCAGGACCTGGTGGAAAAGCTCGACCGCGTGCTGTTGGACGAGCTGCTTCCCGAGCTCGAGGCCAACGGCATCCGGATCCTGCGCTGGGCACAGCTCGGTGAGGCGGACAAGGCCAAGCTCACCCGCTACTTCCAGGACCACGTCTTCCCCGTGCTGACCCCTCTGGCGGTCGATCCCGCGCACCCGTTCCCCTACATCTCCGGGCTGTCGCTGAATCTCGCGGTGATGGTCACCGACCCGGACGCCGGGATCAAACGCTTCGCACGGGTCAAGGTCCCGGACAACGTGGTCCGGCTGATCCGCGTGGAAGAGGAGCGCGATCAGCAGCGCAGCACGTTCGTGCCGCTCGAGGAGATCATAGCCGCCCACCTGGACAAGCTCTTCCCCGGAATGGAGGTCAGCGAGCACCACATCTTCCGGGTGACGCGCAATGCCGACCTCGAGGTCGAGGAGGACCGCGACGAGGACCTGCTCCAGGCGATGGAGCGTGAGCTCTCCCGTCGTCGGTTCGGCCCTCCGGTGCGGCTCGAGATAGCCGACACGATGAGCCGCACCATGCTCGAACTGCTGCTGCGCGAACTCGACGTCGATCCCCACGACGTGGTCGAGGTGCGCGGACTGCTCGACGTGTCCTGCCTGTTCCAGCTCGAGAAGCTGCAGCGCCCCGACCTGAAGGGGGGCGCGTTCGTCCCCGCCACGCATCCGGCCTTCAGCGAGGGCAACACTTCCAAGAGCATCTTCGCCACCCTGCGCGAAGGGGACGTGCTGGTGCACCACCCGTACCACGCCTTCTCCACCTCGGTGCAGAAGTTCATCGAGCAGGCGGCACTGGACCCGCAGGTGCTGGCGATCAAGCAGACCCTCTACCGCACCTCGGGGGACTCGCCCATCGTCAACTCGCTGATAGACGCGGCCGAAGCGGGCAAGCAGGTGGTGGCGCTGGTCGAGCTCAAGGCCCGCTTCGACGAGCAGGCCAACATCCAGTGGGCGCGCGCGCTGGAACGTTCCGGCGTCCACGTGGTCTACGGCCTGGTGGGCCTGAAGACGCACTGCAAAACCGCGTTGGTGGTGCGTCAGGAGGGCTCCACGCTGCGCCGCTACTGCCACCTCGGGACGGGCAACTACAACCCGAAAACAGCCCGCATGTACGAGGACCTCGGTCTGCTCACCGCCGACGACGACATAGGTGCCGACCTCACCGACCTGTTCAACGTGCTGACCGGATACGCCAGGCACGACACCTACCGCCGCATCCTGGTCTCCCCCCAGGGGATCCGCACCGGGATCGTCGAGCGGATCGAGGCGGAGACGGCCCTGGCCAGGGCAGGCGAGTCCGCGGGCATCCGGATGAAGGTGAACTCGCTGGTCGACGAGCAGATCATCGATGCGCTCTACCGGGCTTCACTGGCGGGCGTGCGGGTCCGGATCGTGGTCCGCGGGATCTGCGCCCTGCAGGCGGGGGTGCGCGGACTCAGCGAGAACATCGAGGTCAGGTCGATCCTCGGCCGCTTCCTGGAGCATTCGCGGGTGTTCCACTTCCAGGGGACGGGCGAACACTGGATCGGCAGCGCCGATATGATGCACCGGAACCTCGATCGACGCATCGAGGCCCAGGTGCAGGTGACCGATCCCAAGTTGACCGCTGAGTTGGACGCGTTGCTGGATTCCGCGCTGCACCCGCAAACCCGCTGCTGGGTGCTCAACGAGAAGGGCGACTGGGAGGCCTCCCCTCGGCAGGATCAGCACGTCAAGGACCACCAGGTGGAAATGATCCGACAGCACGGCGCGAAGGTGTGA
- a CDS encoding IclR family transcriptional regulator domain-containing protein, translated as MGEHSGIGVLDKAVAVLQAAAEEPCGLAELCERTGLPRATAHRLAVGLETHRMLRRGSDGRWRSGPALGELAGGAVDPLLEAAAAVLPKLRDITGESVQLYRRDGMQRTCVATAEPPSGLRDTVPVNTALPMTAGSGAKVLASWADSATQRAVLAEAVFGERTLMEVRRRGWAQSVAERESGVASVSAPVRDSAGTVVAAISVSGPIDRMGRRPGSRWAADLLAAAEGLQNRL; from the coding sequence GTGGGAGAGCATAGCGGTATAGGTGTTCTGGACAAAGCAGTGGCCGTCCTGCAGGCGGCCGCCGAGGAACCGTGCGGCCTCGCCGAGCTCTGCGAGCGTACGGGTTTGCCCAGGGCAACGGCACACAGGCTGGCAGTGGGACTTGAAACGCACCGAATGCTGAGACGGGGGTCGGACGGTCGCTGGCGCTCCGGTCCCGCCCTCGGGGAACTCGCCGGCGGCGCCGTCGACCCGCTCCTGGAAGCGGCCGCTGCCGTGTTGCCCAAACTCCGCGACATCACCGGGGAGAGCGTGCAACTCTACCGGCGCGACGGCATGCAGCGCACCTGCGTGGCCACGGCGGAACCCCCCAGCGGGCTGCGCGACACCGTCCCCGTCAACACGGCACTTCCCATGACGGCGGGTTCCGGAGCGAAGGTGCTCGCCTCATGGGCCGATTCGGCCACGCAGCGAGCCGTGCTTGCCGAAGCCGTCTTCGGGGAACGAACCCTGATGGAGGTGCGCCGTCGGGGCTGGGCGCAGAGCGTCGCCGAGCGCGAGTCCGGCGTGGCGAGCGTGTCCGCCCCGGTGCGGGACTCCGCCGGAACCGTGGTGGCGGCCATCTCGGTCTCCGGTCCCATCGACCGCATGGGACGCCGTCCTGGAAGCAGGTGGGCCGCCGACCTGCTCGCCGCGGCCGAGGGGCTGCAGAACAGGCTGTGA
- the leuD gene encoding 3-isopropylmalate dehydratase small subunit — protein sequence MEPFTTHTGIGVPLRRSNVDTDQIIPAVYLKRVARTGFEDALFAAWRSDENFILNTAPFDRGSVLVAGPDFGTGSSREHAVWALKDYGFRVIISSRFADIFRGNAGKQGLLAAQCEQSDVELLWKLLESEPGTEVTVDLSARTVQAKDLTIGFEVDDYTRWRLLEGLDDIGLTMRSEETIEAFERSRPGFLPRTLSTPPA from the coding sequence ATGGAACCGTTCACCACGCACACCGGTATCGGCGTGCCGCTGCGTCGATCCAACGTGGACACGGATCAGATCATTCCGGCCGTTTACCTCAAGCGGGTCGCGCGTACCGGATTCGAGGACGCGTTGTTCGCCGCCTGGCGCTCCGATGAGAATTTCATTCTGAACACCGCGCCGTTCGATCGGGGAAGCGTGCTGGTCGCCGGCCCCGACTTCGGCACCGGTTCGTCACGGGAACACGCCGTCTGGGCGTTGAAGGACTACGGGTTCCGCGTGATCATTTCTTCGCGGTTCGCCGATATATTCCGCGGCAACGCGGGCAAGCAGGGATTGTTGGCGGCGCAGTGCGAACAGTCCGATGTGGAGTTGTTGTGGAAGCTGCTCGAATCCGAGCCCGGGACCGAGGTCACGGTGGATTTGAGCGCTCGGACGGTGCAGGCCAAGGACCTGACCATCGGTTTCGAGGTGGACGACTACACGCGCTGGCGCCTGCTGGAGGGGCTGGACGACATCGGTCTGACGATGCGTTCGGAGGAGACCATCGAGGCCTTCGAGCGTTCCAGGCCGGGCTTTCTGCCGCGCACTCTGTCCACCCCGCCGGCGTGA
- a CDS encoding NUDIX hydrolase: MSRGDSDSNTGFVSFSTVPTTSAADTVNEAPEAAPADHLVDEGAPTIHAAGAVLWRATQEGEPEVAVVHRPRHGDWSLPKGKLDPGETLAHAAAREVSEETGLDCVLSRHLRRISYTVPTPEGCRARKFVHYFAARARPGEFVANEEVDRMHWVPVTRAHEWLTYTDDNSVLDSFRSLPRSLSTVLLVRHAKAGKRADFAGDDDLRPLSSQGWAQQPALHTLLSLFGPERVHSAPRVRCEQTVASIAEELGGHVEPEPTLSEEAYRADPEAGRQRLLRIASTHETAVVCSQGGVIPDLIGRLAKSAGVDPGEVNSRKASVWVLSFLPGTHEDEGTGPTPRLVAADYFPEPAPAPC, translated from the coding sequence ATGTCCCGCGGCGACTCGGACTCGAACACCGGGTTCGTGAGTTTTTCGACGGTGCCGACGACTTCCGCGGCCGACACCGTGAACGAGGCTCCGGAGGCGGCTCCGGCCGACCACCTCGTCGACGAAGGGGCTCCTACGATCCATGCGGCCGGAGCGGTGCTGTGGCGTGCGACGCAGGAGGGGGAACCGGAGGTCGCCGTGGTGCACCGCCCCCGTCACGGGGACTGGTCGCTGCCGAAGGGCAAGCTCGATCCGGGTGAAACGCTGGCCCACGCCGCGGCGCGCGAGGTCTCCGAGGAGACCGGGTTGGACTGCGTGCTCTCCCGGCACCTGCGCCGAATCAGTTACACGGTCCCCACTCCCGAGGGCTGTAGGGCCCGCAAGTTCGTCCACTACTTCGCCGCGCGAGCCCGCCCCGGCGAATTCGTCGCCAACGAAGAAGTGGACCGGATGCACTGGGTTCCCGTCACTCGGGCCCACGAATGGCTCACCTACACTGACGACAACAGCGTGTTGGACTCCTTCCGGAGCCTTCCCCGCTCGTTGAGCACCGTGTTGTTGGTACGACACGCCAAGGCGGGCAAGCGCGCGGACTTCGCGGGGGACGACGACCTGAGGCCGCTCAGCAGTCAGGGATGGGCCCAGCAGCCGGCGTTGCACACCCTGTTGTCGCTGTTCGGCCCCGAGAGGGTGCACTCCGCTCCACGAGTCCGGTGCGAACAGACCGTGGCCTCCATCGCCGAGGAGCTCGGAGGACACGTGGAGCCCGAGCCCACGCTGTCCGAGGAAGCCTATCGCGCCGACCCGGAAGCCGGGAGGCAACGCCTGCTGCGGATCGCTTCCACGCACGAGACCGCCGTCGTGTGCAGCCAGGGCGGTGTGATTCCCGATCTGATCGGCCGACTGGCCAAATCGGCCGGCGTCGATCCCGGTGAGGTCAACAGCCGCAAGGCCAGCGTCTGGGTGCTCTCCTTCCTTCCCGGAACGCACGAGGACGAGGGAACCGGTCCCACACCACGGCTGGTCGCGGCGGACTACTTCCCCGAGCCGGCCCCGGCTCCCTGCTGA
- a CDS encoding IclR family transcriptional regulator domain-containing protein has protein sequence MSERHGTHFVRSAEKTLAVLRAFTPEHQELTLSEVVQRTGLDRSGARRFLLTLVDLGYVSHDGRLFTLTPRVLEFGYSYLSGRSLPELARPHLRKLTERLGEMTAVAVLDGDDIRYVLRVPSPKLLSVAIPVGTRFPAHATSMGKVLLAGLPPEQLEARLGAMTLHRLTESTTSSRQALRAELTEIRNQGFVVCDDELEAGLRGVAVPLRDAAGEVHAAVNVSLDARGTTPEAARERIVPPLLTTAERVESDLRLKSGG, from the coding sequence ATGAGTGAGCGACACGGAACGCACTTCGTCCGATCGGCCGAGAAGACGCTGGCCGTGCTGCGCGCCTTCACTCCCGAGCACCAGGAACTGACCCTCAGCGAGGTCGTCCAACGCACCGGTCTCGACCGCTCCGGGGCCCGCCGCTTTCTGCTCACCCTCGTGGACCTCGGATACGTCTCCCACGACGGGCGGCTGTTCACGTTGACACCCCGAGTCCTCGAGTTCGGGTACTCCTACCTGTCCGGAAGGTCCCTGCCCGAACTGGCACGTCCCCACCTGCGCAAGCTCACCGAGCGCCTGGGGGAGATGACCGCGGTGGCCGTGCTCGACGGCGACGACATCCGCTACGTCCTGCGAGTCCCGAGCCCGAAGCTGCTCTCGGTCGCGATTCCGGTGGGGACCCGTTTCCCCGCTCACGCCACGTCGATGGGCAAAGTGCTGCTGGCCGGACTCCCACCCGAGCAGCTGGAGGCGCGTCTCGGGGCCATGACGCTGCACAGGCTCACCGAGAGCACGACCAGCTCCAGACAGGCCCTGCGCGCCGAGTTGACCGAGATCCGCAACCAGGGATTCGTCGTGTGCGACGACGAACTAGAAGCGGGACTGCGGGGAGTTGCCGTCCCGCTGCGGGACGCCGCGGGCGAGGTCCACGCGGCCGTCAACGTTTCGCTGGACGCGCGCGGCACCACGCCCGAGGCGGCGCGGGAGCGGATCGTGCCCCCGCTGCTCACGACGGCCGAACGCGTGGAGTCCGATCTGCGGTTGAAGAGCGGGGGCTGA
- a CDS encoding HU family DNA-binding protein — translation MRRFTVALESARRAVVVLGGTDVNKAQLIEALAERLGDKKTASQAVDNVVDLIVRNVNKGEKVNITGFGVFEKRARAARTARNPRTGETVRVKKTNVPAFRAGTQFKEVVGGQRKLPRAGSARAGTTASRGTSSTAKSDSASTRTTATGGGRTTAKSTTPAAGTKSRTSRSTTGAASKSGGAATKSTTTTSKSGGTAAKSSGTAAKSGGTAAKSTTTTSKSGGTAAKSSGTAAKSGTSKSTSSKTSTGGTSRSTGKTAAASTTTSRATASAGTKSRTSRSTTGTASKSGGAATKSTTTTSKSGGTAAKSSGTAAKSGTSKSTSSKTSTGGTGKSGTSKSTSGKSSTASTTRKSTTGRGTKK, via the coding sequence GTGCGGAGATTTACCGTGGCCCTTGAGTCGGCCCGACGGGCCGTAGTTGTCCTGGGAGGGACTGACGTGAACAAGGCGCAACTAATCGAGGCACTGGCCGAACGCCTCGGTGACAAAAAGACCGCGAGTCAGGCAGTGGACAACGTCGTCGACCTTATCGTCCGCAACGTGAACAAGGGCGAGAAGGTGAACATCACCGGTTTCGGCGTTTTCGAGAAGCGCGCCCGTGCCGCCCGTACGGCGCGTAACCCCCGCACCGGGGAGACGGTGCGGGTCAAGAAGACGAACGTGCCGGCTTTCCGGGCGGGGACCCAGTTCAAGGAAGTCGTGGGAGGACAGCGGAAACTTCCCCGGGCCGGTTCCGCCAGGGCCGGTACCACCGCGAGCCGCGGGACTTCCAGCACCGCGAAGAGCGACTCCGCAAGCACGCGCACGACTGCGACGGGGGGCGGCCGCACCACCGCGAAGTCGACGACCCCCGCGGCCGGGACGAAGTCGCGCACTTCGCGGTCGACGACCGGTGCCGCCTCCAAGTCCGGTGGTGCGGCGACCAAGTCGACCACCACGACGTCGAAGTCGGGCGGAACGGCCGCCAAGTCGAGCGGGACGGCCGCCAAGTCGGGCGGAACGGCCGCCAAGTCGACCACCACGACGTCGAAGTCGGGCGGAACGGCCGCCAAGTCGAGCGGGACGGCCGCCAAGTCGGGGACGAGCAAGTCGACCTCGTCGAAGACGAGCACCGGCGGCACCTCACGCAGCACGGGCAAGACGGCCGCCGCGAGTACCACCACGAGCCGTGCCACGGCCTCAGCCGGGACGAAGTCGCGCACTTCGCGGTCGACGACCGGTACCGCCTCCAAGTCCGGTGGTGCGGCGACCAAGTCGACCACCACGACGTCGAAGTCGGGCGGAACGGCCGCCAAGTCGAGCGGGACGGCCGCCAAGTCGGGGACGAGCAAGTCGACCTCGTCGAAGACGAGCACCGGCGGCACCGGCAAGAGCGGAACGAGCAAGTCGACGAGCGGCAAGAGCTCCACCGCTTCGACCACCCGCAAGTCCACCACGGGGCGGGGCACCAAGAAGTGA
- a CDS encoding HAD family hydrolase, whose protein sequence is MTSAREVSIPGEFRRIKAVCLDIDDTLLDSQRSARRAFMALTGNDAAWPMWQRITAEYHERMMAGEIDFETMCLSRTRDFFAAFGEHLDAAELRARERRRMNAMRESWELFDDVADCLDWLRASGLAVAVITNAPGAYQRHKLAAVGLADTFDTMLISGECGVSKPSEGIFYAACAELDLAPHEVAHVGNSLDVDAQGAARAGLHGVWLDREARASPGLSASGAPVSVIANLYELPELLVCDLPYLEGGAEASARCDSLAGSG, encoded by the coding sequence GTGACATCCGCACGTGAGGTATCGATACCCGGTGAATTTCGCAGGATCAAAGCCGTCTGCCTGGACATCGACGACACCCTGCTGGACAGTCAGCGATCCGCCAGACGCGCCTTCATGGCGCTGACCGGCAATGACGCCGCATGGCCGATGTGGCAGCGGATAACGGCCGAGTACCACGAGCGCATGATGGCGGGGGAGATCGACTTCGAGACGATGTGCCTCAGCCGGACTCGTGACTTCTTCGCGGCCTTCGGCGAGCACTTGGACGCGGCCGAGCTCCGCGCTCGTGAGCGGCGGCGCATGAACGCGATGCGGGAGTCCTGGGAACTCTTCGACGACGTCGCGGACTGCCTGGACTGGTTGCGGGCCAGCGGTCTGGCGGTGGCGGTCATAACCAACGCCCCGGGTGCGTACCAGCGGCACAAACTCGCTGCCGTGGGGTTGGCGGACACGTTCGACACGATGTTGATCTCGGGTGAGTGCGGTGTCTCCAAACCTTCGGAGGGGATCTTCTACGCCGCCTGCGCGGAACTGGACCTCGCTCCGCACGAAGTGGCGCACGTGGGCAACAGCCTGGACGTGGACGCGCAAGGAGCCGCCCGGGCCGGGCTGCACGGCGTGTGGTTGGACAGGGAGGCCCGCGCGAGCCCCGGGCTCTCCGCCTCCGGTGCTCCGGTCTCGGTGATCGCGAATCTGTACGAGCTGCCGGAGCTGCTGGTCTGTGACCTGCCTTACCTCGAAGGTGGAGCGGAGGCGTCCGCGCGGTGTGACAGCCTCGCCGGGTCCGGCTGA
- the cofC gene encoding 2-phospho-L-lactate guanylyltransferase: protein MTSGVQLLVPIKPLHLAKTRLRGASEPADRHSGLVAALASDTVVAARSTTYAVEVIVVTSDPHLTALFRDNGVEVLDDSPASGLNAALRYGDRVLRQRNPEARVGALQADLPALRPEDLDAAITEAGADRVFCSDGQGTGTTLLLARRGSALRPEFGPGSARAHRSGGARELRAPLESLRRDVDLPTDLEVAAALGLGAHTSTHVRAAEGPGSVRGPV, encoded by the coding sequence GTGACCTCCGGAGTTCAGCTGCTCGTTCCGATCAAACCGCTGCACCTGGCCAAGACCCGCCTGCGTGGCGCGAGCGAACCCGCGGACCGCCATTCCGGACTGGTGGCTGCGCTGGCTTCGGACACGGTCGTGGCCGCGCGCTCCACGACTTACGCGGTGGAGGTGATCGTAGTGACCTCGGACCCCCACCTGACCGCCCTGTTCCGCGACAACGGCGTGGAAGTGCTCGACGACTCCCCCGCCTCCGGGCTCAACGCGGCCCTGCGGTACGGCGACCGGGTGCTGCGGCAGCGGAACCCCGAAGCACGAGTGGGCGCCCTGCAGGCCGACCTCCCCGCGCTGAGACCCGAGGACCTGGACGCGGCGATCACCGAAGCCGGCGCCGACCGGGTCTTCTGCTCCGACGGGCAGGGCACCGGAACCACCCTGCTGCTCGCGCGGCGGGGAAGCGCGTTGCGCCCGGAGTTCGGTCCCGGCTCGGCGCGGGCGCACCGGAGCGGCGGTGCCCGCGAACTGCGTGCTCCCCTGGAGTCCCTGCGCCGCGATGTGGACCTGCCCACCGACCTGGAGGTGGCGGCTGCGCTGGGCCTGGGCGCGCACACGAGCACGCACGTCCGCGCGGCCGAGGGCCCGGGGTCGGTGCGCGGTCCCGTCTGA